The following coding sequences lie in one Trypanosoma brucei gambiense DAL972 chromosome 7, complete sequence genomic window:
- a CDS encoding glutathione peroxidase-like protein 1, with amino-acid sequence MSTIFDFEVLDADHKPYNLVQHKGSPLLIYNVACKAGYTKGGYETATTLYNKYKSQGFTVLVFPCNEFGGQEAGNEEEIKEFVCTKFKAEFPIMAKINVNGENAHPLYEYMKKTKPGILATKAIKWNFTSFLIDRDGVPVERFSPGASVKDIEKKLIPLLESTQSA; translated from the coding sequence ATGTCTACAATCTTTGACTTTGAGGTGCTTGACGCCGACCATAAGCCATATAATCTCGTGCAACACAAGGGCTCTCCGCTACTGATATACAATGTGGCATGCAAAGCCGGTTACACAAAGGGTGGTTATGAAACGGCGACAACACTCTACAACAAGTACAAGTCACAGGGCTTCACTGTTTTGGTGTTTCCCTGCAATGAGTTTGGTGGTCAGGAAGCCGGAAACGAGGAGGAAATCAAGGAGTTTGTATGCACCAAGTTCAAGGCTGAGTTTCCAATTATGGCGAAAATTAACGTAAATGGTGAAAACGCACACCCATTGTATGAGTACATGAAAAAAACTAAACCTGGTATTCTTGCAACGAAGGCTATCAAATGGAACTTTACATCCTTCCTCATTGATCGAGATGGCGTACCCGTGGAGCGCTTCTCACCTGGTGCCTCTGTGAAGGATATTGAGAAAAAACTCATTCCACTGCTCGAAAGCACGCAGAGCGCGTGA
- a CDS encoding regulator of chromosome condensation, putative: MRPLVERFLRGDNSVLSQILMRVESQGDPTFGDSSERLYNRLIEMLVHEGRRASGSARGSPSNKENCFVAIRVFNIIFERAGVDAPVLRRCLTESGSNNARMMNLDHYFSQQGHMNMHVARFALTLTKIYRISVETLLTAAPNIVHVERLAGSRENSNAQSSASSHDDNVSPMRGTFSAARSNLRGEGRSVSNPRAGRGADGARVELFQAVGNSNRHWRELPDAPSFVPFSVNPLYSENVGASNHTWMPPQFPTPVLLFSRHFGAGCEAKLPIMGAITAQQTGEQLDAEDAIASPTPERVGDGGEAVEEVVAGEKPPDLLLSRYLAKGAVLTWGNIASVKTGKKLQLASPSDGESPPQGSYTLSPTRLAIPVPVVSFSCGAYSCYFVTMERKILSCGNDDWGQLGAGKSKDSQPPGAVKGSEGKYRLYRVPLRSGDQICKLAAGSAFAVAIGLRSRRMYLWGQNSFGQCLVHEGMTVRTPVLVDIPGQYTEVVDVACGGFYAALSFTCGSVGTWGLSTMLATNVSPDQLRDADAPNNQKCAKTINLFKPLNEKVVALRAGPCHCLAITSSGAVYSWGVERNGRLGHGSGKNEEKMRLIDALSNQVVTDASCGSFHTAVLTKQGQIFVFGENTYGQLGLPTRQPRLLPEILPLPKRAISVSCGREHTCILLEDGDVMACGSLRCSGVGVGFGSRFVAPRRAVQNYLILTLASGDLHVLAAGLLRTMALTVVQTPPESPILDDLPKVNEVARRHGLRGVSAGNGFTIILAETGEAFSIGQGENGQLGMGDTSLSQKTALRKVVVPDFEELCAVECGFNFAIAIGSSGALYSWGWNTHGQLGHGVAVNLGEAVFTPKEISALKSLAQVVQVACGGTFVIALTQCGEVYSWGETLYCGHGTGGERCLTNPKRIAALQDIAAVAAGDRHAAAVSYDHVIYAWGRGPVGDGGSPSTVVPVPVAVKFAHPVRQLVCCQVNTFIITDVGDLYVWGLNNNGQCGALQSMINSDHSTSTLRQKGDEDGGMKSDQQPLLFPTFVASGVREAAFTKMCGVYVKEDGSSYVCGRVRQNGRDVTLKSFTQQWVGRPPSERDGETGAASPSSYFVRCFHGYDSIFQLVERKRQTPASLKTTRQNLSAFVRGSKEKAFYQRNNQNREK; encoded by the coding sequence ATGCGTCCATTAGTTGAGCGTTTTCTAAGGGGGGACAACAGTGTCCTATCGCAGATCCTTATGCGGGTTGAATCTCAGGGCGATCCAACATTCGGAGATAGCAGCGAACGACTCTACAACCGACTTATAGAAATGCTTGTTCATGAGGGTCGACGGGCATCAGGATCCGCACGCGGAAGCCCCAGCAATAAAGAAAATTGTTTTGTAGCCATACGCGTATTCAATATTATCTTCGAGCGGGCTGGAGTTGACGCTCCGGTTCTGCGTCGATGTCTTACGGAGTCCGGATCAAACAACGCTCGTATGATGAATTTAGATCACTACTTCTCTCAACAGGGGCACATGAATATGCATGTAGCTCGCTTTGCATTGACTTTGACCAAGATTTATCGCATTTCTGTTGAGACCCTTTTGACAGCCGCGCCAAACATTGTCCACGTGGAGAGGCTTGCAGGAAGTAGGGAAAACTCCAATGCACAATCATCAGCGAGCAGCCACGACGATAACGTTTCCCCAATGCGCGGCACGTTCAGTGCTGCACGGAGTAATTtaaggggggagggacgTTCGGTTTCCAACCCTCGTGCTGGTCGCGGTGCAGACGGCGCTCGTGTGGAGTTGTTTCAAGCGGtaggcaacagcaacagacaTTGGCGAGAACTACCTGATGCACcatcttttgttcctttcagTGTGAACCCACTGTACAGCGAAAATGTAGGTGCCTCAAACCACACGTGGATGCCGCCCCAGTTTCCAACTCCAGTATTGCTATTCTCACGGCACTTCGGGGCGGGTTGTGAAGCCAAACTTCCAATAATGGGCGCCATTACAGCTCAACAAACTGGAGAGCAGTTAGATGCGGAGGATGCGATAGCATCACCCACTCCGGAAAGGGTGGGCGACGGTGGTGAAGCAGTGGAAGAAGTAGTTGCAGGTGAGAAACCACCGGACCTGCTGTTGTCACGCTACCTGGCGAAAGGTGCAGTGCTTACGTGGGGTAACATTGCCTCCGtcaaaacaggaaagaagtTACAACTAGCAAGCCCATCGGATGGCGAAAGCCCCCCACAAGGCTCGTACACGTTGTCACCCACAAGGTTGGCCATTCCGGTTCCTGTGGTTTCTTTCAGCTGCGGCGCGTATTCATGTTATTTTGTGACAATGGAGAGAAAAATTCTAAGCTGTGGCAATGACGATTGGGGTCAGTTAGGAGCTGGGAAGTCGAAGGACTCTCAGCCCCCTGGTGCAGTCAAGGGTAGCGAAGGGAAGTACCGACTCTACCGTGTGCCGCTCCGCAGTGGTGATCAAATATGTAAGTTAGCGGCTGGTTCTGCCTTCGCTGTCGCCATTGGTTTACGGAGTAGGCGCATGTATCTCTGGGGTCAAAATTCATTCGGACAGTGCCTTGTTCACGAAGGTATGACTGTGCGAACACCCGTACTAGTGGACATCCCAGGACAATACACAGAGGTTGTGGATGTGGCTTGCGGGGGCTTCTACGCCGCACTATCTTTTACATGCGGCAGCGTAGGAACATGGGGGCTCTCCACAATGCTGGCAACAAATGTTTCACCAGATCAGCTTCGAGATGCAGATGCACCGAACAACCAGAAGTGCGCTAAAACAATTAATTTGTTCAAACCACTAAACGAGAAGGTCGTTGCGCTTCGGGCGGGGCCGTGTCATTGTCTTGCGATAACGTCAAGTGGGGCCGTATATTCATGGGGTGTAGAGCGTAATGGGCGACTTGGGCACGGCAGTGGAAAAAATGAGGAGAAAATGCGCCTCATTGACGCTCTAAGTAATCAAGTGGTTACGGATGCCAGCTGCGGCTCGTTTCACACAGCGGTTTTGACGAAGCAGGGACAGATTTTCGTCTTCGGTGAAAATACATATGGTCAGTTGGGTCTCCCGACACGGCAACCACGTTTGCTACCGGAGATACTTCCGCTGCCCAAAAGGGCAATATCCGTTTCGTGTGGACGTGAGCACACTTGCATATTGTTAGAGGACGGCGACGTCATGGCATGTGGGAGCCTTCGATGCTCAGGTGTTGGCGTAGGTTTTGGTTCTCGCTTCGTGGCTCCGCGCCGAGCTGTACAAAACTATCTCATCCTAACTTTAGCTAGTGGTGATCTGCACGTGCTTGCAGCCGGGCTCCTACGCACTATGGCACTAACCGTAGTTCAAACTCCGCCGGAGTCACCAATACTTGATGACCTACCGAAAGTCAATGAAGTAGCTAGACGTCACGGTTTGCGCGGGGTTAGCGCCGGAAATGGGTTTACAATAATTTTAGCGGAAACAGGTGAAGCCTTTTCTATTGGTCAGGGAGAAAATGGTCAGTTAGGGATGGGTGATACTTCGCTTTCACAAAAAACGGCACTTCGTAAAGTAGTTGTACCCGACTTTGAAGAGTTGTGTGCCGTGGAGTGTGGGTTTAACTTTGCCATTGCTATTGGCTCCTCCGGTGCCCTGTATAGTTGGGGCTGGAATACACACGGACAGCTCGGCCACGGTGTGGCCGTCAACTTAGGGGAAGCGGTCTTTACTCCTAAGGAGATTTCAGCGTTGAAGTCGCTTGCGCAAGTCGTTCAGGTTGCGTGTGGTGGCACTTTCGTAATTGCTCTTACTCAATGCGGGGAGGTGTATTCATGGGGAGAAACTCTGTACTGTGGTCATGGAACTGGAGGTGAGAGATGCCTAACAAACCCCAAGCGAATTGCGGCACTACAGGACATTGCGGCGGTTGCGGCAGGTGATAGgcatgctgctgctgtttcctATGACCATGTCATTTACGCATGGGGTCGGGGTCctgttggtgatggtggaTCTCCATCCACTGTGGTGCCGGTTCCCGTAGCAGTGAAGTTTGCACACCCAGTGCGTCAACTTGTATGCTGCCAGGTGAATACGTTTATAATTACGGACGTTGGTGATCTTTATGTGTGGGGACTGAACAACAACGGACAATGTGGGGCGCTACAGTCGATGATTAACAGTGATCATTCAACTTCTACTCTTCGTCAAAAAGGGGATGAGGATGGTGGGATGAAATCGGATCAGCAACCCCTACTGTTTCCCACCTTTGTTGCGTCCGGGGTGCGTGAAGCCGCATTCACCAAAATGTGCGGAGTTTACGTTAAGGAGGACGGCAGCAGTTACGTTTGTGGTCGCGTGCGTCAAAATGGAAGGGATGTAACTCTCAAGTCCTTCACACAGCAGTGGGTCGGTCGCCCTCCCAGTGAGCGTGATGGTGAAACTGGGGCTGCCTCTCCCAGCAGTTACTTCGTCCGTTGCTTCCATGGATACGACAGTATATTCCAACTAGTAGAGCGAAAGCGACAAACTCCTGCTTCGTTGAAAACCACTAGACAAAACTTGTCGGCGTTTGTTCGCGGCTCAAAGGAAAAAGCCTTTTACCAGCGCAACAACCAGAATAGAGAGAAGTAG
- a CDS encoding RNA-binding protein, putative, whose amino-acid sequence MQRYKEGRSGAYTETYHKLLGKSPWIVIRNIEHPGGPNKRNREKVASGGNDLNANDDECCSTSLSEGDIATVFSQFGEVIDVRLVRHQRTGRFLGTAFVKFEDYRSAILAADEMNSNHEKGKEVSLTTTGRAPSQRGIEVARCEEVEVCALPSGAESYAEWLSRVVLEAR is encoded by the coding sequence ATGCAACGATACAAGGAGGGCAGATCCGGCGCTTACACCGAAACTTATCATAAGCTGCTGGGAAAGTCTCCATGGATTGTCATCCGCAACATTGAGCACCCTGGTGGcccaaacaaaaggaatagGGAGAAGGTCGCTTCTGGCGGTAACGATCTTAACGCTAATGACGATGAGTGTTGCTCCACATCACTCTCCGAGGGGGATATAGCAACTGTTTTCTCGCAGTTTGGTGAGGTGATTGATGTGAGGCTTGTGCGTCACCAGCGCACAGGCCGGTTCCTTGGCACTGCCTTTGTTAAGTTTGAAGACTACCGAAGTGCCATTTTAGCTGCGGATGAGATGAACTCCAACCATGAAAAGGGTAAGGAAGTTTCACTAACCACAACCGGGAGGGCACCATCGCAGCGGGGGATTGAGGTGGCCCGATGCGAGGAAGTTGAAGTTTGTGCGCTTCCTAGTGGCGCCGAGTCGTATGCGGAGTGGTTGAGTCGGGTTGTGTTGGAAGCGAGGTGA
- a CDS encoding asparagine synthetase a, putative has protein sequence MGDDGYSSYVLLQEQILTVKRSFSEALEKELNLVEVRAPILFRVGDGTQDNLSGLEKAVQVPVKAIPNASFEVVHSLAKWKRRTLANYKFAPGHGLYTHMTALRVDDVLDNIHSVVVDQWDWEMVMKDDQRNLAFLKEVVCKVYAAIRKTELAVCEKYKQKPILPETIQFVHAEHLLLAYPNLTAKEREREIAREYGAVFLIGIGAVLSSGDRHDARAPDYDDWTSPVEASQVVFPRTSKPIPTMNSLSSLKGLNGDILLYNPTLEDSLEVSSMGIRVNAEALRHQISLTGDDSLLKSEWHQQLLNGEFPQTVGGGIGQSRMVMFMLRKKHIGEVQCSVWPEEIRKKHNLL, from the coding sequence ATGGGCGACGACGGTTATTCGTCATACGTCCTGCTTCAGGAACAGATCCTGACAGTGAAGCGTAGCTTCAGCGAAGCTCTCGAAAAGGAATTAAATTTGGTTGAGGTGCGAGCACCGATTCTGTTTCGGGTGGGTGACGGAACACAGGACAATCTCTCCGGCCTCGAGAAGGCAGTTCAGGTCCCTGTCAAGGCCATTCCCAATGCATCATTTGAGGTGGTACATTCACTTGCCAAGTGGAAGCGACGGACGCTCGCTAACTACAAGTTTGCTCCAGGCCATGGGCTCTACACCCACATGACGGCACTGCGTGTGGATGATGTTCTGGACAATATCCACTCTGTTGTGGTGGACCAGTGGGACTGGGAAATGGTGATGAAGGATGACCAGCGCAATTTGGCCTTCTTAAAGGAGGTTGTCTGTAAGGTGTATGCCGCAATCCGAAAAACGGAGTTGGCTGTCTGTGAAAAGTACAAGCAGAAGCCTATTCTCCCGGAGACCATACAGTTTGTGCATGCAGAGCACCTACTTCTGGCGTACCCAAACCTAACAGCTAAGGAGCGTGAGCGGGAGATTGCACGAGAATACGGCGCTGTTTTCCTCATTGGCATAGGCGCTGTCCTTAGCAGTGGGGATCGGCATGATGCACGGGCGCCGGATTATGATGATTGGACCTCTCCAGTTGAGGCATCCCAAGTCGTTTTCCCCCGAACCTCTAAACCCATACCAACGATGAACTCCCTTTCGTCACTGAAGGGGCTGAATGGTGACATTCTGCTTTACAATCCTACGCTGGAAGATTCGCTTGAGGTGAGCAGCATGGGCATCCGCGTGAATGCCGAGGCTTTGCGTCACCAAATTTCTCTGACGGGAGACGATTCTCTTCTCAAAAGTGAGTGGCACCAACAGCTGCTGAATGGTGAGTTTCCCCAGACTGTTGGCGGTGGTATTGGCCAGAGtcgcatggtgatgttcatGCTAAGAAAGAAGCATATCGGGGAGGTGCAATGCAGCGTCTGGCCTGAGGAGATTCGGAAAAAGCACAATTTGTTGTAA
- a CDS encoding glutathione peroxidase-like protein 3, putative: MLRSSRKKMSAASSIFDFEVLDADHKPYNLVQHKGSPLLIYNVASKCGYTKGGYETATTLYNKYKSQGFTVLAFPCNQFGGQEPGNEEEIKEFVCTKFKAEFPIMAKINVNGENAHPLYEYMKKTKPGILATKAIKWNFTSFLIDRDGVPVERFSPGASVKDIEEKLIPLLGSARL, translated from the coding sequence ATGCTGCGTTCATCTCGGAAAAAGATGTCAGCTGCTTCGTCAATCTTTGACTTTGAGGTGCTTGACGCCGACCATAAGCCATATAATCTCGTGCAACACAAGGGCTCTCCGCTACTGATATACAATGTGGCAAGTAAATGCGGTTACACAAAGGGTGGTTATGAAACGGCGACAACACTCTACAACAAGTACAAGTCACAGGGCTTCACTGTTCTGGCGTTCCCGTGTAACCAATTTGGTGGTCAGGAACCCGGAAACGAGGAGGAAATCAAGGAGTTTGTATGCACCAAGTTCAAGGCTGAGTTTCCAATTATGGCGAAAATTAACGTAAATGGTGAAAACGCACACCCATTGTATGAGTACATGAAAAAAACTAAACCTGGTATCCTTGCAACGAAGGCTATCAAATGGAACTTTACATCCTTCCTCATTGATCGAGATGGCGTACCCGTGGAGCGCTTCTCACCTGGTGCCTCTGTGAAGGATATTGAGGAAAAACTCATTCCGCTGCTCGGGAGTGCGCGACTTTGA